From Gottschalkiaceae bacterium SANA:
TCCAACTTCCCTTTTTTTGGCTTTTCCGGTTTTGATTTCTTCTTCGACTTTTCAACCACTTCTGCTTGAATCATCGCTTCCGGTTTTTCAGCCGGTTCCTGCTTCTCAGCAGGTTCCGCAATTGCCTCCGGTTTGCCTTCAGGTGTTTTTTCTACTTCAGATTTCTTTTGGCCCTTTGACGCCTTTTTCCCTTTTTTCTTCGGGAAATCTTCGCCAACGGTATCTGGCGAAAATATCAACTGGTCAATCGCTTTTGATGGTCGTGCAATTACCTTTACACTAACCACTTGGTTGACCCGCTCCGCTGCTGCTTTTGCCGAATTAACCGCAGCCTTTACAGCCCCAACATCTCCAGCAATCTTCACGGTTACCATACCAAATCCTTTACTTAATTCGATCCCAATCAGTTTGACGTTGGCAGATTTCACTGCCGCATCCGCTGCCTCAACAGCGGCGGCCATTCCTATGGTTTCGATGAGTCCTAGCGATTTTTTCAGAAGGATCCCCTCCTTTCTCATTCATCACGCAAGGGCATGCGCTTCACTAGCCTTGCACTGTTGTTGCCAAAAACTCTAGCCCGCTCATCCGAACTTCGTTTTGCAAGTTGCATATAGGGACTAAGTCTTTCCAGTTTTTTGTGATGGAGGGCAAAATTCCCCTCCCTATCCATTCCAATTCCCACTTCCAATTTTGACCGTTCCGCCGCTTCGTAAGCCATGGCTTCAACCGATGTATTATCCGTTTCCGTTATCGATACCGGTACCTGTTCTTCTTCAATACCATAAAGGACCTGCATCAGACTCGAATGATGCGCGTTGCCCCGCGCAACCAATACTTCAATTCTCGGTCGATTATCCATGACGTTCTTCCTCCTTAGCGAGGATCAATCCTGTTGCTACCGCATTCCGTGGTCCTTCCGTACCTCGAATATTGCCGCGTCCCGCTACCACGCCGAATTTCGACAAAGCATCCGTTACCAATTGCGGCACTTCAAAGTCAAGAGCCGATCCGCCTACAAGTACCACATATTCGATATCCCGTAGATTTCCCGTTAAACTCACAGATTTTAAGGCGCGAAGCGCGTTTACAACAAATACCTTTCGTTTGGCGTCCCGTCGAACCTCCCGGATCCTTTCCATAGAAAGATCTCCAGGCAAAGGCAGCATCATGCCATCTTTCAAAATTGCCACTCGAGCATAAACTTTGGGATCGATAGGTTTGTCAAAGAATTGTACACTCCCTCCTTCATGTCGGATATGAAAGAGACTTTCCCCCTTTGCCAATGGATATTTTTTTATATCCTCGGCAAGTTCAGGGCCTTCAAGTCCCAATTCCGTTTGAATCAAGAGGGTTACCATATTCCCGGCACCCGCCAAGTGAATCGACTGAATCTCCCCGTCCCGATTGATAATCGAGGCGTCGGTGGAACCTGCCCCCATATCCAAAATCGCCAATGGCGCCTTGGTTCCAGGGGTTGTTAGAGCACCACGAATTGCCATGTCGGCTTCTACACCGCCTACGGCTACGGGAATATTCAAATCACCGCTTAATGCATCCGCAATGGTCTGCATCTGCAAGCGGTCCGCTTTCACCATGGCCGCCACGCCTACAGCGTTCTCCATGGCAAATTCTCCAGCCAATCCACCTTTCACCGCTTGCGGCACAAAGGTATCAACAGCCAATAAATCTTGAATCTGAATTTTTGTAGCGACTTGACCCGTCAAATTTGCCATAACTTGGCGAACCCGTTCCAGCATGCCACCGGCATTGGTGCCCGGCTCTCCCTTAATATCTGTAATCGGCATACAATTGCTCACGCAAGTCATCATCTCTTCTGCGCCCGCTTCCACATCTACTTCAGATCGTTTCGTTTGTCCAATAATTCGAATTTTTCCAGCTGGAATATGCTTTGCCCGCACATCGCCTGCCGGCGTTTTAATGACCACAGCCGAACGATTGCCGATCAATGCCCGTGCGATGGGTACGATCGACTTGGTTTCTTCCGCAGTTAATCCGAATACCGTCGCAATCCCATAGGGATTGGAAAGGACTTCAATTACATTCCCCGGTCCAGCCACCTCAACAGATGTCAACATCCGCTGTGGAATTTTCTCGAAAAGTGTAACCTCATCAATAATTGGCATCTTTACATCTAATCGATTATGAATCAGCACTGCGTCATCATATTGTGCAATCACACCTTGAACCTGATAGCCATTGGCTGTCAATTTATTAATTTCTCTGGCTGCATCGTCAAAATCAATACCACGGTCCACCAAAGCAATAATTGGCTGGTCACGATCACTCGGTCCAATCTCCCGCAAGGGAATGGAAATGCCCACACCAACACCGATCCCACCTGGGGTCGATGGATTATGACCAATCATAGTTGATTCGGTTATAATCGTTTCCGTAATGGTTTCCATGGCAACATCACCAATAACAGGTGCTGCCTCATTAATACGAATCTCAGAAATCGAAGTAACAGGAATGTTGGCTTGGTTTGCTGCCATCTTTAAAGAGGAGTAAACGCCCCGCAAATTATCCTTGGTCCCCTTGATCCCCGTGGTTTTCACAATACCGGTCGCCTCAAATGTAAGAGCCTTGCCCTCGCTCTTTGCGAGGGCCGTTTCAGTTGTCGCATTTCCAATATCGATTCCAGCAATCCATGTCATGAGATTGCCTCCTTTGCTTAAACTCGCAGTCGTCCCCGTTGCTCATACAATTCTGCAGCTTCACGAATAAACGCTCCGTTGATTTTTGCACTATATTGATTTTCCAATTCATCTGCAATCGCAATCATTTCGCCCTTTGTTGATCGATACGGACGAAGTGCATTATAAATTTCCAACAAACGATCATCGGGAACCGCAATCAGTTCTGCTGCTCGTCGAAGGTTGCGTGCAAAGGCGTCCCGACCAACAGATTCAGCAATCTGCGCTTGCATTTCAAGCGTTTCCGGTCTGATTTTACAATCATCCGCTGTAACCGATCCATTCATTACACCTTCCAGGGTAATCTCGTTTAAAGATTTTCCTGTTGGCGATTTAATTTGGTCTTGTCTGCGTTCACTCAATGGATAATCTCGATCAGCTGTCGCAACATTACCCTTAGCCACTGGGGCTGATGGTGCGTCGCCGCTCATCTGCTTCATCACTTCTTGAACGATGCTCTCTAACATATCTTTTTGATTCATCATTACACCCCCTACGAAAACTTCACATCAAGTGTTACGGGCTTTGCGTGTGGTACCACATGCTCCGTTTCCTTGATATGCAACAAAGCTGCGATCGCCTGGTACTTTGGTCGTGCCATCTGATCGTTCATTGTTGGCACTGGTGCTGGAGATTCGCCTTTGGCGTATTTCGCAGCATTTTTGCCAATTGCACGGAACACCGTCGCAGTCAACAATGGCGCTTGAGGGAATAATTCCAGGTTGCTTAATTGCATCAAATCTTTTTGATGAATAACCGTGGTTCCCTTTGATTGGATACCAATACCAATACCTGAGCCGCTCAATTTCGCCGCGCGATGGGCGATCATAGCAACATCAGAGGTATGAGTAACACGAATCACTCTCGCCTTCAAACCCTCTTCTTCAATGCCCGCAATCACTTGACGAAGCACTTCACGATGTGGTATTTTAACGATCGTCGCATTTTGGAATTTGCCAAAAGCTGGTGCAACAGCGATTACTACTTCATCACTCTTTCGTCCTTCTTCAGCAATGGCGCCTTCTGTCAAAGTCAAACCGCCGGTTTCCGGAACAGGTGCTGACTTTTGAGTAACGGCATTTCCATTATTTTCGAATTGATAATTTTTCAAAACTTCTTCAATTACACTGCGTACTAGGTTCTCATTAATTGTCATCTCGATCCCCCCTTACTCAAAATCCGTCGCATCAATCGCGTTCGGAATATTCTTAATCTGATCCCATCGATCTGAGCTCATCTGGTATCCAGTGCTTGGACCCGCATAATCATTGCAATTGTTGACTGCAGAGATTACGTGGAAGTTCTCATCGATAATTGCTGAAGTATGTAGATGATCACCAGAAACGCGCATCTTCATCATATTCAACAAATCGCCTGCTACACCTTCGTATCCGCCGTTATGAAGCGCTTTAATTACATCAACACCTGTGACTTTTCTTTCCATCATCTCCTGTGCTGCTTTCAAGTCTTCAACTACATTTCTGTCCGGCATATCTTTTGAGCCGTGGGCATAAGTTGCTGCTTCCACTTCTTCATCGGTGATTTCAGTCAAGTCTAGGTTCTTAAAGACAGCCTGCAAAACTTTTGCCGCTTTATTCCGAACCTTAACGACTTCTTCTTCTGTAACGGGTTGAAGACCACCATCAACTTTTAAGTCGCGCTGAAGAACATTGTAGTCATCATAGTCATCTGCATCAAAGTTTGAACCGGCAAACATATTGTCGTAGTTCGGTGTTGCAGAATATCCAGAGAAGATAAAGTCTGTTCCAGGAATCATCTGCATCAAGGTTCTTGCTGTCCGACGAATTGGTGAGTGAGAGAAGGTTTGGTCATTGCCTGATGCAACTTCCATATCCAACATGGTTGTAATGACGTTTTCTGCCAAGACCGCACGAATTCCTGAAGGAACCGCACCCGGTACACCAATACAGCTGATGGAACCGTTTTGCAAGCCTTGTACGCCGGCTGCTTTTGTAATGAAAACACAACGAGCTTCAAGATATAACATGGATTTGCCTTCCGCATAACCCATCTGAACTTCTGAACCTGTACCTGATGTAAATCGCATTTTCAATCCGCGTGATGCATATGCAGAAGCCAAGAATGCTTTTGACCACGGCGTATCATCGCCATCGACAAATACTTGCTCGGTTCCGTATACGGATACTGTTTCCGCATAGGCAGTTAAGCCCCGCATGCCGAGTTGCAATTCAGTTGCTTCTTCAACAGCACATTGAGTTAAGACACCTGGACGTCCGACTTGAGAACCAACCAACAATGCCAAAGCATTGAAAGGTGCATATCGAACAACACCAACAGTTGTCTCATGCTCATCGAATCCACGAAGAGCCGCCTCTGCAGAGTCTGCAGCGATCTGTACGGGATGATCCTTCACATTGGTAACATGACATTGATTGGATGGCGTTTTTCTAGGTCGCATCTTTGTCAAGGCCATCATCATTTCAAGAACATTCATTTTTCCCATAACTTCCGCTGCTTTTGCAGGAGTCATGGCGATGGTGTATTTAACCATCTCACTTCGCGGTACATTAACATCAACCAACATCTTTGCCAAGTCTACAGAAGGAATTGCCATAACTTCTTCTGCTCGAGATAATTCAATCCCATACTCTGCGATAAAACTATCAATTAAGTCAAAGTCTGCCCGTTTCTTTCCATCTAATTCCACAACCTTGCCGTTTTGAATCTTAATGCTTGGTGTGGGGTCATTGGGACCATC
This genomic window contains:
- a CDS encoding diol dehydratase reactivase subunit alpha, whose protein sequence is MTWIAGIDIGNATTETALAKSEGKALTFEATGIVKTTGIKGTKDNLRGVYSSLKMAANQANIPVTSISEIRINEAAPVIGDVAMETITETIITESTMIGHNPSTPGGIGVGVGISIPLREIGPSDRDQPIIALVDRGIDFDDAAREINKLTANGYQVQGVIAQYDDAVLIHNRLDVKMPIIDEVTLFEKIPQRMLTSVEVAGPGNVIEVLSNPYGIATVFGLTAEETKSIVPIARALIGNRSAVVIKTPAGDVRAKHIPAGKIRIIGQTKRSEVDVEAGAEEMMTCVSNCMPITDIKGEPGTNAGGMLERVRQVMANLTGQVATKIQIQDLLAVDTFVPQAVKGGLAGEFAMENAVGVAAMVKADRLQMQTIADALSGDLNIPVAVGGVEADMAIRGALTTPGTKAPLAILDMGAGSTDASIINRDGEIQSIHLAGAGNMVTLLIQTELGLEGPELAEDIKKYPLAKGESLFHIRHEGGSVQFFDKPIDPKVYARVAILKDGMMLPLPGDLSMERIREVRRDAKRKVFVVNALRALKSVSLTGNLRDIEYVVLVGGSALDFEVPQLVTDALSKFGVVAGRGNIRGTEGPRNAVATGLILAKEEERHG
- a CDS encoding propanediol/glycerol family dehydratase medium subunit, translating into MTINENLVRSVIEEVLKNYQFENNGNAVTQKSAPVPETGGLTLTEGAIAEEGRKSDEVVIAVAPAFGKFQNATIVKIPHREVLRQVIAGIEEEGLKARVIRVTHTSDVAMIAHRAAKLSGSGIGIGIQSKGTTVIHQKDLMQLSNLELFPQAPLLTATVFRAIGKNAAKYAKGESPAPVPTMNDQMARPKYQAIAALLHIKETEHVVPHAKPVTLDVKFS
- the pduE gene encoding propanediol dehydratase small subunit PduE, whose amino-acid sequence is MNQKDMLESIVQEVMKQMSGDAPSAPVAKGNVATADRDYPLSERRQDQIKSPTGKSLNEITLEGVMNGSVTADDCKIRPETLEMQAQIAESVGRDAFARNLRRAAELIAVPDDRLLEIYNALRPYRSTKGEMIAIADELENQYSAKINGAFIREAAELYEQRGRLRV
- the pduH gene encoding propanediol dehydratase reactivase beta subunit PduH — protein: MDNRPRIEVLVARGNAHHSSLMQVLYGIEEEQVPVSITETDNTSVEAMAYEAAERSKLEVGIGMDREGNFALHHKKLERLSPYMQLAKRSSDERARVFGNNSARLVKRMPLRDE
- a CDS encoding propanediol/glycerol family dehydratase large subunit → MKRSKRFQVLAERDVNKDGFIKEWPEVGLIAMDGPNDPTPSIKIQNGKVVELDGKKRADFDLIDSFIAEYGIELSRAEEVMAIPSVDLAKMLVDVNVPRSEMVKYTIAMTPAKAAEVMGKMNVLEMMMALTKMRPRKTPSNQCHVTNVKDHPVQIAADSAEAALRGFDEHETTVGVVRYAPFNALALLVGSQVGRPGVLTQCAVEEATELQLGMRGLTAYAETVSVYGTEQVFVDGDDTPWSKAFLASAYASRGLKMRFTSGTGSEVQMGYAEGKSMLYLEARCVFITKAAGVQGLQNGSISCIGVPGAVPSGIRAVLAENVITTMLDMEVASGNDQTFSHSPIRRTARTLMQMIPGTDFIFSGYSATPNYDNMFAGSNFDADDYDDYNVLQRDLKVDGGLQPVTEEEVVKVRNKAAKVLQAVFKNLDLTEITDEEVEAATYAHGSKDMPDRNVVEDLKAAQEMMERKVTGVDVIKALHNGGYEGVAGDLLNMMKMRVSGDHLHTSAIIDENFHVISAVNNCNDYAGPSTGYQMSSDRWDQIKNIPNAIDATDFE